The proteins below are encoded in one region of Silene latifolia isolate original U9 population chromosome 2, ASM4854445v1, whole genome shotgun sequence:
- the LOC141642573 gene encoding uncharacterized protein LOC141642573 — protein sequence MAGDDDVCSLKEIPIENELWLTYLNTPGTYLPQTVGAPACELFSVGVCRNSKYFQQHDVFQIYGTITLYDVDGTSYELYCRAFGDSQTLTPEHNLLSLDMSVDCLISTTWSHMVLNLMDKADDAVVVKQCLNFDKLTDINQCNKVELADNSVFVTYAAFRAAVVAILKITLIKTNDSSPVNLSGKIIARCGNTYGHKYPGIVLLNSPSFEAISNVPILLSRDVVVVPAHSFLRIDLHLSQLDPHQQEDITCQADFLAKHLSNHNDDIVTKDFVVRFKVHWRHPYALKDNSRQLFEHHKISNVPQRHPFRRESAYSLLDVYGVMIHHDTDSELKICGTMKICDNFTKFILFDRNEMNPVKISRNDGTIPIVVQRRCFNMSPDYLYMALMLKDVEGQVLIEGEIFWNESHVKKPMSWYDKRICSVIRGVRGYAEVFYTIFSKAEQAQVTITFCGEYGYVGMGFIYCVDGSVVARHSNETYLTEHDKTYYQSVLFRGNSSNVQSGFTLPLSKSVVAVPIGASLTIAVDLYVKPLSLGHSQEHLESEVSFNLGSKILQIIKHERCSILVSVEWSDLDKLIYEEIKDAYEEGF from the exons ATGGCTGGGGATGATGATGTGTGCAGCCTCAAAGAAATTCCAATCGAAAATGAGTTATGGTTGACTTATCTGAACACGCCTGGGACCTACCTCCCTCAAACTGTTGGTGCACCTGCTTGTGAGCTATTTTCTGTGGGAGTCTGCCGCAATTCCAAGTATTTTCAGCAGCATGATGTGTTTCAGATTTATGGTACTATTACTCTATATGATGTAGATGGCACTTCGTATGAACTCTATTGTCGAGCCTTTGGTGATTCCCAGACTTTAACTCCCGAACACAATCTCTTATCTCTGGATATGTCTGTCGATTGTCTTATTTCCACTACTTGGTCGCATATGGTTTTGAATCTTATGGATAAAGCTGATGATGCTGTCGTTGTCAAACAATGTCTGAATTTTGATAAACTGACTGATATTAATCAATGCAACAAAGTAGAACTAGCTGATAATTCTGTTTTTGTCACTTATGCTGCCTTCCGTGCTGCGGTTGTGGCTATTCTTAAAATCACGCTTATCAAGACAAATGATAGTTCTCCTGTTAATCTATCTGGAAAAATTATTGCTCGTTGTGGGAACACATATGGTCACAAGTATCCCGGGATAGTGCTTCTTAACAGTCCGTCCTTCGAGGCAATTTCCAATGTTCCTATTCTGCTATCTAGAGATGTGGTGGTTGTGCCTGCACATTCGTTTCTTAGAATTGATCTTCACCTATCTCAACTTGATCCACACCAACAAGAAGATATTACTTGTCAGGCAGACTTCCTTGCGAAACATCTCTCTAACCACAATGATGATATTGTAACTAAAGATTTTGTTGTCCGTTTTAAAGTGCATTGGCGTCACCCATATGCACTGAAGGACAATTCTAGGCAGCTGTTTGAACACCACAAG ATATCCAATGTTCCACAAAGACACCCCTTTCGTCG GGAGTCGGCTTATTCACTACTGGACGTGTATGGAGTTATGATTCATCACGATACTGATAGTGAGTTAAAAATCTGCGGAACAATGAAAATTTGTGACAATTTCACAAAGTTTATATTATTTGACAGAAATGAGATGAATCCTGTCAAAATTTCTCGAAATGATGGAACCATTCCTATTGTTGTCCAAAGACGTTGTTTTAATATGTCCCCCGACTATTTGTATATGGCACTAATGCTTAAGGATGTTGAAGGTCAGGTATTGATTGAGGGAGAAATTTTTTGGAATGAGAGCCATGTTAAGAAGCCGATGTCTTGGTATGATAAGCGTATTTGCTCCGTCATTCGTGGTGTGCGTGGCTATGCAGAGGTGTTTTATACAATATTTTCCAAGGCAGAGCAGGCTCAAGTTACAATTACATTCTGTGGTGAATATGGATATGTGGGTATGGGTTTTATTTATTGTGTTGATGGCAGTGTTGTTGCTAGGCATAGTAATGAGACATACTTGACCGAACATGACAAAACATATTATCAGAGTGTCCTTTTTCGGGGTAATTCTTCAAACGTCCAATCAGGTTTTACTTTACCACTCTCAAAATCTGTTGTTGCTGTGCCAATTGGTGCGTCCTTAACGATTGCTGTTGACTTGTATGTAAAACCGCTGTCTCTTGGACATTCGCAAGAACATTTGGAATCAGAGGTTTCTTTTAATTTGGGTTCTAAGATTCTGCAGATCATTAAACACGAAAGATGTAGTATTTTAGTGTCTGTAGAGTGGAGTGATCTTGATAAATTAATTTACGAGGAAATAAAGGATGCTTATGAGGAGGGTTTCTAA